A window from Chryseobacterium vaccae encodes these proteins:
- a CDS encoding helix-turn-helix domain-containing protein: MKIFIKNMVCNRCIAAVEKIFNDAGTPLHSVILGEAETEAEIPDGVMHQIEEKLLETGFERIKDSAHQLVDKIKNIIIIKISGMDIDENFLLSEYLSSKLHKEYSSLSKTFSQNENITLEQFFILQKIEKVKELLLYNEFNLTEIAGKLGYKSVQHLSTQFRTITGFTPTEFKKLKDHHRKPLDSV; encoded by the coding sequence ATGAAGATCTTCATCAAGAACATGGTATGCAACAGATGTATTGCTGCCGTTGAAAAAATATTTAACGATGCCGGGACGCCGCTTCATTCAGTTATTCTTGGAGAAGCCGAAACAGAAGCTGAAATTCCAGATGGAGTTATGCATCAGATTGAAGAAAAACTGCTGGAAACAGGCTTTGAAAGGATTAAAGATTCTGCCCATCAGCTGGTTGATAAGATTAAGAACATCATCATCATCAAGATCAGCGGGATGGATATTGACGAAAACTTTCTCCTCTCTGAATATTTAAGTTCAAAACTTCATAAAGAATACAGCTCTCTTTCAAAAACTTTTTCTCAAAACGAAAATATCACGCTCGAACAGTTTTTTATCCTGCAGAAAATTGAAAAAGTTAAGGAGCTTCTGTTGTATAATGAGTTCAACCTTACGGAAATTGCAGGCAAGCTTGGTTACAAAAGTGTTCAGCACCTGTCTACACAATTCCGTACCATTACAGGCTTTACTCCTACTGAATTCAAAAAACTTAAAGATCATCACAGGAAACCGCTGGACAGCGTCTAA
- a CDS encoding acyl-CoA thioesterase: MNYHTRKWVKPEDLNPNHSLFGGRLLQWIDEEAALYAIIQLENTKVVTKFISEINFVSSAKQGDIIEIGIEAVHFGSSSITLRCDVRNKMTHQTIITVDKIVMVNLDADGNPAPHGKTQIEFVKDRLSKP, translated from the coding sequence ATGAACTACCATACCAGAAAATGGGTAAAACCCGAAGACCTGAATCCCAATCATTCACTTTTTGGAGGAAGACTTCTTCAATGGATTGATGAAGAAGCTGCTCTATACGCCATCATCCAGCTGGAAAACACAAAAGTAGTTACGAAGTTTATCTCAGAGATCAATTTCGTAAGCTCTGCCAAACAGGGAGATATTATTGAAATAGGAATTGAAGCTGTACATTTCGGATCATCTTCCATTACCTTAAGATGTGATGTCCGCAACAAAATGACCCATCAGACCATTATCACCGTTGATAAAATTGTTATGGTAAACCTTGATGCTGACGGAAATCCGGCTCCTCACGGAAAAACCCAGATTGAATTTGTGAAAGACAGACTGAGCAAGCCATGA
- a CDS encoding heavy metal translocating P-type ATPase codes for MERQYNILGMTCSGCQKKISEKLNSVHGVKADVNLENSTATITFDHEIELSALNQALSEIGKYRLEDPEKPEKAFVKPQDRVSPSSVYYCPMECEGDKVYFKQGERCPVCNMYLVPIEEKHAKDPNHKPTYSSSNLPESFKNNIGKYYCPMFCEGDKTYNSDTGCPVCHMHLEPITEELVKNASQHNHSHSHSHDHHHGHHHHEAPTVTDEMAGRYYCPMYCEGDKTYDSNVGCPVCGMDLVKYPEKKTAKYTCPMHPEIISDEPGSCPICGMDLVRMPDSGDDEEDETYNILKKKFFISLAFTIPVFILSMGGMFINFPFSHQIQGIIELILTLPVMFYSGWFLLKRGWISFKTWNLNMFSLIALGVAAAFIFSITAIAFPDIIPHEIRGHNHEIPLYFEAVCVILTLVILGQLMEAAAHKKTGNAIKELMNLSPDEANLMVNGEEKKVLLSQVKIGDLLKVKPGEKIPVDGKIIEGNSVVDESMITGEPVPVEKNIDDKVSSGTINGNQVFIMKAEKVGDETLLSQIIKMVNEASRSKAPIQKLTDKVSKVFVPVVILIAVLTFVLWQFFGPEGKRSLFAFVNAVAVLIVACPCALGLATPMSLMVGIGKGAKNGILIKNAEALEQMNKVNVLITDKTGTLTEGKPSVEYIETTGSEDKNQMLKLAFSLNQNSEHPLSNAVIKRAKEEHISAEKVDQFENISGKGVKGNINGKTVYLGNEGLLTSHNLSIPEHLKQKAVEVQSKAHTISYIAKDQIVLGFISFTDKIKESSKKAVRQLMDEGIDVMMMTGDNEHTAKAVADELGIQHFKANCLPEDKLNEVKRLQQQGKIVAMTGDGINDSPALAQSDVGIAMGTGTDVAIESAEITLLKGDILGVAKAKLLSEKLLKNIKENLFFAFIYNVLGVPVAAGLLYPFFGILLSPMIAAAAMSFSSLSVILNSLRLNSVDLDIKQR; via the coding sequence ATGGAAAGACAATATAATATCCTCGGAATGACGTGTTCCGGCTGTCAGAAAAAAATCTCAGAAAAGCTCAACAGTGTTCACGGTGTTAAAGCCGATGTGAATCTGGAAAACAGTACAGCAACCATCACTTTCGATCACGAAATTGAGCTTTCAGCTTTAAATCAGGCTTTATCAGAAATAGGAAAATACAGACTGGAAGACCCGGAAAAACCGGAAAAGGCATTTGTAAAGCCTCAGGACAGAGTTTCCCCTTCTTCAGTATATTATTGCCCGATGGAATGTGAAGGAGATAAAGTATACTTTAAACAAGGTGAAAGATGCCCGGTTTGCAATATGTACCTCGTACCTATTGAAGAAAAACACGCTAAAGATCCCAATCACAAACCTACTTACTCTTCATCAAACCTACCGGAAAGTTTTAAAAATAATATTGGAAAATACTATTGCCCAATGTTCTGTGAAGGGGATAAAACCTACAATTCAGATACAGGCTGCCCGGTTTGCCATATGCACCTGGAGCCCATCACTGAAGAACTGGTAAAGAATGCTTCACAACACAACCATTCACATTCGCATTCACACGACCATCATCACGGACACCATCATCATGAAGCACCGACAGTAACAGATGAAATGGCAGGAAGATACTATTGTCCGATGTACTGTGAAGGGGATAAAACCTATGACTCCAATGTAGGATGTCCCGTCTGTGGAATGGATCTGGTAAAATACCCCGAAAAAAAAACCGCAAAATACACCTGTCCGATGCATCCGGAAATCATCAGCGATGAACCGGGAAGCTGCCCTATCTGTGGAATGGACCTCGTAAGAATGCCTGACAGCGGAGACGATGAAGAGGACGAAACCTATAATATCTTAAAAAAGAAATTCTTTATTTCCCTTGCTTTTACCATTCCTGTTTTCATTCTTTCGATGGGCGGAATGTTTATTAATTTCCCTTTTTCTCATCAGATACAGGGAATTATAGAACTTATATTAACGCTGCCTGTTATGTTTTATTCAGGATGGTTCTTATTGAAAAGAGGCTGGATTTCTTTCAAAACATGGAACTTAAACATGTTCAGTCTTATTGCATTGGGGGTTGCAGCTGCTTTTATTTTCAGTATAACCGCTATTGCTTTTCCGGATATTATCCCGCATGAAATCCGTGGACATAATCATGAGATTCCATTATATTTTGAAGCGGTCTGTGTTATTTTAACATTGGTTATTTTAGGGCAGCTTATGGAAGCAGCAGCGCATAAAAAAACAGGAAATGCCATTAAAGAGCTGATGAACCTTTCACCTGATGAAGCCAATCTTATGGTGAACGGAGAGGAAAAGAAAGTTCTTCTTTCCCAGGTTAAAATCGGTGATTTATTAAAAGTAAAGCCGGGAGAAAAAATTCCGGTAGACGGAAAAATCATTGAAGGAAATTCTGTAGTGGATGAAAGTATGATTACCGGAGAGCCCGTTCCTGTAGAGAAAAATATTGATGATAAAGTTTCATCGGGAACCATCAACGGAAATCAGGTTTTTATAATGAAAGCTGAAAAAGTAGGTGATGAAACCCTTCTTTCACAAATCATTAAAATGGTTAATGAAGCCAGCCGAAGTAAGGCTCCTATTCAAAAACTAACCGATAAAGTTTCCAAAGTTTTTGTTCCGGTAGTTATTCTGATTGCGGTGCTTACGTTTGTTCTATGGCAATTTTTCGGACCGGAAGGAAAAAGAAGCCTTTTCGCATTTGTTAACGCCGTAGCGGTTTTAATTGTAGCCTGTCCGTGTGCACTTGGCCTTGCAACGCCCATGTCTTTAATGGTAGGGATCGGAAAAGGAGCCAAAAACGGAATCCTGATCAAAAATGCGGAAGCCCTTGAGCAGATGAATAAAGTAAATGTTTTAATTACGGATAAAACCGGTACTCTTACAGAAGGAAAGCCGTCTGTGGAATATATTGAAACAACCGGCAGTGAAGACAAAAACCAGATGCTAAAACTGGCATTTTCACTGAATCAGAATTCAGAACATCCATTATCGAACGCCGTAATCAAAAGAGCAAAAGAAGAGCATATTTCTGCCGAAAAAGTGGATCAGTTTGAAAACATTTCCGGGAAAGGAGTAAAAGGAAATATCAATGGAAAAACAGTTTATTTAGGAAACGAAGGTCTTCTGACCAGCCATAATCTCAGCATTCCTGAACATTTAAAACAAAAAGCGGTAGAAGTACAGTCAAAAGCACATACCATTTCCTATATTGCAAAGGATCAAATTGTATTAGGTTTCATCAGCTTTACAGATAAGATTAAAGAAAGCTCCAAAAAAGCAGTCAGACAGCTGATGGATGAAGGAATTGATGTCATGATGATGACCGGAGATAATGAACACACAGCAAAAGCAGTTGCCGATGAGCTGGGCATCCAACATTTCAAAGCCAACTGCCTTCCTGAAGATAAATTAAACGAAGTAAAAAGACTGCAGCAGCAAGGTAAGATTGTAGCCATGACCGGGGACGGAATCAACGACTCCCCTGCTTTAGCCCAGTCTGATGTTGGAATCGCTATGGGAACAGGAACTGATGTAGCCATTGAAAGTGCAGAAATCACCCTTCTGAAAGGAGATATTTTAGGAGTAGCCAAAGCAAAACTTCTGAGTGAAAAGCTTCTTAAAAACATTAAAGAAAACCTGTTCTTTGCATTCATCTATAATGTATTGGGAGTTCCGGTTGCGGCAGGATTATTGTATCCATTCTTTGGAATTCTGCTGTCTCCGATGATTGCCGCGGCAGCCATGAGTTTCAGTTCTTTATCTGTGATCCTGAATTCATTAAGATTAAATTCTGTAGATCTGGATATTAAGCAAAGATAA
- a CDS encoding helix-turn-helix domain-containing protein produces MPIIVNLDVIMAKRKMSLNELSEKVDLTLSNLSILKTGKAKAIRFSTLEAICKALECQPGDILEYKE; encoded by the coding sequence ATGCCGATTATTGTAAATTTAGATGTCATCATGGCCAAAAGAAAAATGTCACTGAACGAACTTTCGGAAAAAGTAGATCTTACACTCTCCAATCTTTCTATTCTGAAAACCGGAAAGGCAAAAGCCATAAGATTCAGTACTCTTGAAGCCATCTGCAAAGCCCTCGAATGCCAGCCCGGAGACATCCTGGAATATAAGGAATAA
- a CDS encoding DUF6157 family protein: MKQHTTNYLNTLIETAEDCPVSQAQIPPEKKEKTLASLQYGIISGHPYQFSSDDIIFECYALKNDITESEKESERIRFFSKGQPCLRSSPLAKRYGFGFHHNKEGKVAVYPAESQEYQQLLNDSSVVKVKAMRSKRK, encoded by the coding sequence GTGAAACAGCATACCACCAATTACCTCAATACTCTTATTGAAACGGCGGAAGACTGCCCCGTGTCTCAGGCACAAATCCCGCCTGAAAAGAAAGAAAAAACATTAGCCAGCCTTCAGTATGGAATAATTTCCGGACATCCGTATCAGTTTTCGTCAGATGACATTATTTTTGAATGCTATGCTTTAAAGAATGATATTACTGAAAGTGAAAAAGAATCAGAAAGAATTAGGTTTTTCTCAAAAGGGCAGCCATGTCTGAGATCTTCTCCGTTAGCCAAACGCTACGGATTCGGGTTTCATCATAATAAGGAAGGAAAAGTAGCTGTTTATCCCGCAGAAAGCCAGGAATACCAGCAATTGTTAAATGACAGCTCAGTTGTTAAAGTAAAAGCAATGCGCTCCAAAAGAAAATGA
- a CDS encoding DUF72 domain-containing protein yields the protein MKKESLYIGCSGFYNNDWKGSLYPENAQSKDFLTLYSQVFNSVEINSTFYRKPTAKTLLKWYNETPDHFRFFIKIPKIISHEKRLKACKEEITEFSSHIADHLKEKLSGFLYQFPPSFKNSPENLDLILNNINFGYINVIEFRHHSWWQENVFTLLKEHKIIFSGVSFPGDLPQDIIINHPGILYYRLHGKPILYKSEYSYSFLNDLAEEMLKAEKKVFIFFNNTWGTAAINNALYLKKLLEVD from the coding sequence ATGAAAAAAGAAAGTCTTTACATTGGATGTTCGGGATTTTATAATAATGACTGGAAAGGGTCATTATATCCTGAAAATGCCCAAAGTAAAGACTTTCTTACTTTATATTCACAAGTCTTTAATTCGGTGGAAATCAATTCAACTTTTTACCGTAAGCCAACTGCTAAAACTCTTCTGAAATGGTATAATGAAACCCCTGATCATTTTAGGTTTTTCATCAAAATCCCAAAAATCATTTCGCATGAAAAACGTCTGAAAGCATGTAAAGAAGAGATTACAGAATTCTCCAGTCATATTGCTGATCATTTAAAAGAAAAGCTTTCCGGGTTTTTATATCAGTTCCCGCCTTCTTTTAAAAATTCTCCGGAAAATCTGGACCTGATTCTCAACAATATTAATTTCGGATATATTAATGTCATTGAGTTCCGTCATCATTCCTGGTGGCAGGAAAATGTCTTTACCTTATTAAAAGAACACAAGATTATTTTTTCCGGTGTCAGCTTTCCGGGCGATCTCCCGCAGGATATCATCATTAATCATCCTGGAATTCTTTATTACAGGCTTCATGGAAAACCTATCCTTTACAAATCTGAATATAGTTATAGCTTCCTTAATGATCTTGCAGAAGAAATGCTCAAAGCGGAAAAGAAAGTCTTTATATTTTTCAATAATACCTGGGGAACAGCGGCCATCAATAATGCTTTGTATTTAAAAAAGCTTTTAGAAGTGGATTAA